GGTCACCTACGACGACGAGCGCCGCAAAACCGAAGCGACGGCCGCCCTTCACCACCTTGGCCACACGATTGATGTGGACCAGGCGATCGACGAACTCGCTTTCGCGCTCTTGAACGTCTCTGCTCATTTTATCTCTTCCTCGCCGTGGTTAGAATTGCAGGCCGCCCTCACGGGCAGCGTCTGCAAGGGCCTTAACACGGCCGTGATAGATATAGGCGCCACGATCGAAAACGACCTCGCCCACCCCGGCCTTCACGCCGCGCTCGGCGATCAGCTTGCCAATAGTGGCAGCGGCATCCGCGGTCGCGCCATTCTTGACGGAAGACTTGATGTCTTTTTCCAGGGTCGAGGCGGCAGCCAGCGTCCGGCCGGTGCTGTCGTCGATGATCTGGGCGTAGATGTTCTTCTCCGAGCGGAACACGCTGAGACGGGGACGACCAAAGGCACGAGCCTTGAGCGCCTTGCGGACACGGGCCTTGCGCCGATCCGCACCTTTTGCAGAAATTGCCATTTCCGGCGCTCCTTACTTCTTCTTGCCTTCTTTGCGGAAGACCTGCTCGTCGGCGTAACGCACGCCCTTGCCCTTATAGGGTTCGGGGGGACGCCAGCCGCGGATCTCGGCCGCAACCTGGCCAACCTGCTGCTTGTCGATGCCGCTCACGACGATTTCCGTCGGCGCCGGAACGGCAAGCGTGATGCCCCGAGGAGCTTCATAGATCACTTCGTGGCTGAAACCCAGCGAGAGCTTGACATCCTTGCCCTGCATGGCGGCGCGGTAACCGACGCCCTGAATGGCCAGCTTCTTCTCGAAGCCATCGCTCACCCCGGTGACCATGTTCTGGATCAGCGAACGGGTGGTGCCCCAGGCGCCGCGAGCTTCACGGCTGTCGTTGACCGGGCTGACGACGATGCCATCCGAACCCTGCTCGACATTGACGACATCCATGAGCGTGAGGCTCAGTTCGCCCTTCGGACCCTTGGCGCTGACGGCGCGATCATTGATCGTGACCGTAACGCCGTTAACCGGGGCCACCGGTTTCTTGCCAGTACGTGACATAATGCTTCCTTGAGTAATCGTCTTGCCACGCCTTCCTTAGAAGACGCGGCAGAGTACCTCGCCACCCACATTGGCGGCCTTGGCTTCGTGGTCGGCCATCACACCCTTGGGGGTGGACAGGATCGACACGCCGAGGCCGTTAGCTACCTGCGGGATATTCTTTACCGACGCGTAAACGCGGCGGCCGGGACGGGACACGCGCTCGATGGTGCGGATCACGCCTTCATCGTCCGAATATTTCAGTTCGATTTCGTATTCGGCCGCGCCGTTCTCGAACTTGGTCTCCGAATAGCCGCGGATGAAACCCTCGGACTGGAGCACGTCCAGCACCCGACCGCGCAGGGTCGATGCCGGCGTCGTGACCGAATTCTTCCGACGCTGCTGAGCGTTGCGGATGCGGGTCAGCATATCGCCGATAGGATCGGAAAAGCTCATCGTTCTCTCTCCTTACCAGCTCGACTTCACCAGACCCGGGATTTGCCCCAGGTTGCCCAGCTCACGCAAGGCGATACGGCTCATCTTGAGCTTGCGATAGTAACCACGCGGCCGGCCCGACACTTCGCAGCGATTGCGAATGCGAACCTTGGCCGAATTGCGCGGCAGTTCCGCCAGTTTGAGGCTGGCCTTGAAGCGCTCCTCGATGGGAGTCTCCTGGTTCTTCACGGCCGCCTTCAGCGTAGCGCGCTTGTCGGCGTACTGCTTGGCCAGAGCGGCGCGCTTCTTGTTCTTTTCGATGGAGCTGGTCTTTGCCATGTCCTGATCCTTTATCCCTTCCCGCTTACTGGCGGAACGGGAAGTTGAAAGCCTTGAGAAGCGCGAGCGCCTCATCATCGTTCTTGGCCGTCGTGGCGATCACGATGTCCATGCCCCAGACCTGATCGATCTGATCATAGTTGATCTCGGGGAAGATGATGTGTTCCTTGATGCCGAAGGCATAATTGCCACGACCGTCAAAGGCGTTCGGGTTAAGGCCACGGAAGTCGCGGACGCGCGGCAGGGCGATATTCACCAGGCGGTCCAGGAATTCGTACATACGGGTCTTGCGCAGCGTCACCTTCACGCCAAGCGGCATTTCTTCGCGGACCTTGAAGCCGGCGATCGACTTGCGAGCATGGGTGATGACCGGCTTCTGGCCGGCAATCTTCTGCATTTCGTCGGCAGCCGACTTCACCTTCTTGGTGTCGGCGACAGCCTCGCCGACGCCCATGTTCAGCACGATCTTGTCAAGGCGCGGCAGCTCCATGACGTTCTTGTAGGCGAACTGCTCGCGCAGCGCCGCCTTGATATTGGTGTCGTACTCGGTCCGGAGACGCGGAACGTATGCGGTCTCAGCCATCGATCTGATCTCCGGTGGTCCTGGCGACGCGGGTCTTCACGCCGTCCTTGATCTGGAAACCGACGCGGGTGGGCTTGCCGTTAGCGTCGGCGACAGCCAGGTTCGACAGGTGGATCGGCGCTTCCTTGGTGAAGATGCCGGCATCCTGCGAGGCAGTCTGCTTCTGGTGGCGACGAACCAGGTTGATGCCCTGGACGATCGCGCGGGCTTCGGTCGGAATGACAGCGAGGACCTGACCGGTCTTGCCCTTGTCCTTACCGGCCAGGACGACCACTTTGTCGCCCTTCTTAATCTTGGCGGCCATTACAGCACCTCTGGGGCGAGCGAGATGATCTTCATCTGGTTCTTGGCGCGGAGCTCGCGCGGAACCGGTCCGAAGATACGGGTGCCGATCGGTTCCTTCTGATTGTTCAGAAGAACGGCGGCGTTCTTGTCGAAACGGATGACGGTGCCATCGGGGCGGCGAATGTCGGTGGCGGTACGAACCACCACGGCCTTCATCACCTGGCCCTTCTTAACGCGGCCGCGCGGAATAGCGTCCTTGACCGAAACGACGATGATGTCGCCGATCGAGGCGTATTTGCGGTGCGAACCGCCCAGCACCTTGATGCACATGACTCGCTTGGCGCCGGAATTATCGGCGACGTCGAGATTGGACTGCATCTGGATCATGACTGGATGCCTTCTAATTTATCGGCTGCACCGTCACCCGGCGCGCCGACCTGAATTGTTTCTCTTACGCAGACGGCGAAGAAGCGGGGACCAAGGCCCAACGCTTGTTCCTGCTGATCGGCGCAGTTTCCTCGATCCACACGGTCTGGCCGATTTTGGCCACGTTGTTCTCGTCGTGGGCGTGGTACTTCTTGGAACGACGCACGGTCTTCTTCAGAAGCGGGTGAGTGAAACGGCGCTCGACACGAACCACGATGGTCTTGTCATTGGCGTCGGAGACCACAGTCCCCTGCAAAACGCGCTTTGGCATGGGTTTTATTCCTTACTGAGCTGCGTTCTTTTCGGTCAGGATCGTCTTGATCCGCGCGATATCGCGGCGGACTTCCTTGACCCGGGCCGGCTTTTCCAACTGCTGGGTAGCGCGCTGGAAACGCAGGTTGAACTGTTCTTTCTTCAGGTCGACGAGCTGATCTTTCAGTTCGTCTGCGGTCTTGGCCCGCACATCACTGGCTTTCATGCTCGTGTTCCTTAATCGGCAATACGCGTGACAACACGCGTGGTGATCGGCAACTTCATTGCACCGAGGCGAAGCGCCTCCTTTGCAACGTCTTCGGGCACGCCGTCAATCTCGAAAACGATACGACCGGGCTTAACGCGCGCAGCCCAGAACTCCACGGAGCCCTTGCCCTTGCCCATACGGACTTCGGTAGGCTTCTTGGAGACCGGCAGATCCGGGAAAATCCGGATCCAGACGCGGCCCTGACGCTTCATCTCGCGAGTGATCGCACGACGGGCGGCTTCAATCTGGCGGGCAGTGACGCGCTCCGGCTCGGTGGCCTTGAGGGCGTACTGACCGAAGGCCAGCGTGGTGCCGCCCTTCGCTTCGCCATGGATGCGGCCCTTATGGGCCTTGCGGAACTTAGTTCTCTTCGGTTGCAGCATAACGAACTAACCTTCTTATGCGCGTTCGCGGTCGCCGCGCTCACGGCGCGGTTCGCGTTCGCTACGCTGACCGCCATCGCCACCTTCGGTAGCGCGGCGTTCATGGGCCGACGGGTCATGCTCAAGGACTTCGCCCTTGAAGATCCAGACCTTGATGCCGATGATGCCGTAAGTGGTTTCGGCTTCAGCAGTGCCGTAGTCGATATCGGCGCGCAGGGTATGCAGTGGCACACGGCCTTCGCGATACCATTCGGTACGAGCGATGTCGGCGCCACCCAGACGACCACCGACATTCACGCGGATGCCACCGGCGCCCATGCGCATCGCCGTCTGCACGGCGCGCTTCATGGCGCGGCGGAAGGCCACGCGGCGTTCCAGCTGCTGGGCAATGCCCTGGGCAACCAGCGTCGCATCGGTCTCGGGCTTGCGCACTTCAACGATGTTGATGTGCACTTCGCTGTCGGTGAACTTCTTCACCTTGGCGCGGATCTTGTCGATATCGGCGCCCTTCTTGCCGATCACAATACCCGGGCGGGCGGTGTGGATCGACACGCGGCACTTGCGGTGCGGACGCTCGATGACGATCTTGGACACCGCAGCCGCCTTGAGGTCTTCCATCAGAGCCGTACGGATCTTCAGGTCTTCCTGGAGCAGAGTGCCATATTCGCCCTTATTGGCGAACCAGCGGCTGTCCCATGTACGGTTGATGCCGAGGCGGAAGCCGATCGGATTGATTTTCTGGCCCATTATGCGGCCTCCTCAACTTGCCGGACAACGATCGTCAGGTGCGCGAAGGGCTTCTGGATGCGCGAGGACCGACCACGGCCGCGCGCCATAAAGCGCTTCATGACGAGCGAATTGCCCACATAGGCTTCGGCAACGACGAGGGCGTCGGTGTCCAGGCCGTGGTTGTTTTCGGCATTGGCGATAGCGCTTTCCAGCACCTTCTTCACCTGGCCGGAGATGCGCTTATGGCTGAATTCGAGATCGGCCAGCGCCTTCTCGACCTTCTTGCCACGGATCAACTGCGCGACGAGGTTCAGCTTCTGAGGGCTGATGCGCAGCATGCGCAGAACAGCCTTAGCCTCGTTATCCTTGAGAGCGCGCTCAGTCTTTGGCTTGCTCATCTCTTACTTCCTCTTGGCCTTCTTGTCGGCCGCGTGACCATAATAGGTACGGGTCGGAGCGAATTCGCCGAACTTGTGACCGATCATGTCTTCGGTGACGTTCACCGGAACATGCTTCTGGCCATTGTGTACGCCGAACGTGATGCCGACGAACTGCGGCAGGATGGTCGAGCGACGGGACCAGATCTTGACCACGTCGTTGCGGCCAGAGGACTGGGCCTTCTCGGCCTTCTTGAGCAGATAGCCGTCGACGAACGGCCCCTTCCAAATCGAACGGGTCATGTCTTACCTGCCCTTCTTCACGTGACGGCTGCGAACGATGAACTGGTCCGTCGCCTTATTGCTGCGGGTGCGCTTGCCCTTGGTCGGCTTGCCCCATGGGGTCACCGGATGACGGCCGCCCGAGGTCCGGCCTTCACCACCACCATGCGGGTGGTCGACCGGGTTCATGGTCACGCCGCGGTTGGCGGGCTTGCGGCCCAGCCAGCGATTGCGGCCGGCCTTGCCCAGCGAGGTGTTCGAGTGATCCTGGTTGCTGACTGCGCCAACGGTGGCCATGCAGGAACCGTGAACGCGACGCTGTTCACCCGAATTGAGACGCAGAACCGCC
This genomic stretch from Devosia sp. YIM 151766 harbors:
- the rplE gene encoding 50S ribosomal protein L5, with product MAETAYVPRLRTEYDTNIKAALREQFAYKNVMELPRLDKIVLNMGVGEAVADTKKVKSAADEMQKIAGQKPVITHARKSIAGFKVREEMPLGVKVTLRKTRMYEFLDRLVNIALPRVRDFRGLNPNAFDGRGNYAFGIKEHIIFPEINYDQIDQVWGMDIVIATTAKNDDEALALLKAFNFPFRQ
- the rplF gene encoding 50S ribosomal protein L6, which codes for MSRTGKKPVAPVNGVTVTINDRAVSAKGPKGELSLTLMDVVNVEQGSDGIVVSPVNDSREARGAWGTTRSLIQNMVTGVSDGFEKKLAIQGVGYRAAMQGKDVKLSLGFSHEVIYEAPRGITLAVPAPTEIVVSGIDKQQVGQVAAEIRGWRPPEPYKGKGVRYADEQVFRKEGKKK
- the rplX gene encoding 50S ribosomal protein L24, coding for MAAKIKKGDKVVVLAGKDKGKTGQVLAVIPTEARAIVQGINLVRRHQKQTASQDAGIFTKEAPIHLSNLAVADANGKPTRVGFQIKDGVKTRVARTTGDQIDG
- the rpsQ gene encoding 30S ribosomal protein S17; its protein translation is MPKRVLQGTVVSDANDKTIVVRVERRFTHPLLKKTVRRSKKYHAHDENNVAKIGQTVWIEETAPISRNKRWALVPASSPSA
- the rplP gene encoding 50S ribosomal protein L16, producing MLQPKRTKFRKAHKGRIHGEAKGGTTLAFGQYALKATEPERVTARQIEAARRAITREMKRQGRVWIRIFPDLPVSKKPTEVRMGKGKGSVEFWAARVKPGRIVFEIDGVPEDVAKEALRLGAMKLPITTRVVTRIAD
- the rpmC gene encoding 50S ribosomal protein L29, with amino-acid sequence MKASDVRAKTADELKDQLVDLKKEQFNLRFQRATQQLEKPARVKEVRRDIARIKTILTEKNAAQ
- the rplR gene encoding 50S ribosomal protein L18; this translates as MAISAKGADRRKARVRKALKARAFGRPRLSVFRSEKNIYAQIIDDSTGRTLAAASTLEKDIKSSVKNGATADAAATIGKLIAERGVKAGVGEVVFDRGAYIYHGRVKALADAAREGGLQF
- the rpsN gene encoding 30S ribosomal protein S14; translated protein: MAKTSSIEKNKKRAALAKQYADKRATLKAAVKNQETPIEERFKASLKLAELPRNSAKVRIRNRCEVSGRPRGYYRKLKMSRIALRELGNLGQIPGLVKSSW
- the rpsH gene encoding 30S ribosomal protein S8; its protein translation is MSFSDPIGDMLTRIRNAQQRRKNSVTTPASTLRGRVLDVLQSEGFIRGYSETKFENGAAEYEIELKYSDDEGVIRTIERVSRPGRRVYASVKNIPQVANGLGVSILSTPKGVMADHEAKAANVGGEVLCRVF
- the rplN gene encoding 50S ribosomal protein L14 yields the protein MIQMQSNLDVADNSGAKRVMCIKVLGGSHRKYASIGDIIVVSVKDAIPRGRVKKGQVMKAVVVRTATDIRRPDGTVIRFDKNAAVLLNNQKEPIGTRIFGPVPRELRAKNQMKIISLAPEVL
- the rpsC gene encoding 30S ribosomal protein S3, with the protein product MGQKINPIGFRLGINRTWDSRWFANKGEYGTLLQEDLKIRTALMEDLKAAAVSKIVIERPHRKCRVSIHTARPGIVIGKKGADIDKIRAKVKKFTDSEVHINIVEVRKPETDATLVAQGIAQQLERRVAFRRAMKRAVQTAMRMGAGGIRVNVGGRLGGADIARTEWYREGRVPLHTLRADIDYGTAEAETTYGIIGIKVWIFKGEVLEHDPSAHERRATEGGDGGQRSEREPRRERGDRERA
- the rplV gene encoding 50S ribosomal protein L22, coding for MSKPKTERALKDNEAKAVLRMLRISPQKLNLVAQLIRGKKVEKALADLEFSHKRISGQVKKVLESAIANAENNHGLDTDALVVAEAYVGNSLVMKRFMARGRGRSSRIQKPFAHLTIVVRQVEEAA
- the rpsS gene encoding 30S ribosomal protein S19, with the protein product MTRSIWKGPFVDGYLLKKAEKAQSSGRNDVVKIWSRRSTILPQFVGITFGVHNGQKHVPVNVTEDMIGHKFGEFAPTRTYYGHAADKKAKRK